Proteins encoded together in one Pongo abelii isolate AG06213 chromosome 8, NHGRI_mPonAbe1-v2.0_pri, whole genome shotgun sequence window:
- the ZSWIM8 gene encoding zinc finger SWIM domain-containing protein 8 isoform X13 produces MELMFAEWEDGERFSFEDSDRFEEDSLCSFISEAESLCQNWRGWRKQSAGPNSPTGGGGGGGSGGTRMRDGLVIPLVELSAKQVAFHIPFEVVEKVYPPVPEQLQLRIAFWSFPENEEDIRLYSCLANGSADEFQRGDQLFRMRAVKDPLQIGFHLSATVVPPQMVPPKGAYNVAVMFDRCRVTSCSCTCGAGAKWCTHVVALCLFRIHNASAVCLRAPVSESLSRLQRDQLQKFAQYLISELPQQILPTAQRLLDELLSSQSTAINTVCGAPDPTAGPSASDQSTWYLDESTLTDNIKKTLHKFCGPSPVVFSDVNSMYLSSTEPPAAAEWACLLRPLRGREPEGVWNLLSIVREMFKRRDSNAAPLLEILTDQCLTYEQITGWWYSVRTSASHSSASGHTGRSNGQSEVAAHACASMCDEMVTLWRLAVLDPALSPQRRRELCTQLRQWQLKVIENVKRGQHKKTLERLFPGFRPAVEACYFNWEEAYPLPGVTYSGTDRKLALCWARALPSRPGASRSGGLEESRDRPRPLPAEPAVRPKEPGTKRKGLGDGVPSSQRGPRRLSAEGGDKALHKMGPGGGKAKALGGAGSGSQGSAGGGSKRRLSSEDSSLEPDLAEMSLDDSSLALGAEASTFGGFPESPPPPCPLHGGSRGPSTFLPEPPDTYEEDGGVYFSEGPEPPTASVGPPGLLPGDVCTQDDLPSTDESGNGLPKTKEAAPAVGEEDDDYQAYYLNAQDGAGGEEEKAEGGAGEEHDLFAGLKPLEQESRMEVLFACAEALHAHGYSNEASRLTVELAQDLLANPPDLKVEPPPAKGKKNKVSTSRQTWVATNTLSKAAFLLTVLSERPEHHNLAFRVGMFALELQRPPASTKALEVKLAYQESEVAALLKKIPLGPSEMSTMRCRAEELREGTLCDYRPVLPLMLASFIFDVLCAPVVSPTGSRPPSRNWNSETPGDEELGFEAAVAALGMKTTVSEAEHPLLCEGTRREKGDLALALMITYKDDQAKLKKILDKLLDRESQTHKPQTLSSFYSSSRPTTASQRSPSKHGGPSAPGALQPLTSGSAGPAQPGSVAGAGPGPTEGFTEKNVPESSPHSPCEGLPSEAALTPRPEGKVPSRLALGSRGGYNGRGWGSPGRPKKKHTGMASIDSSAPETTSDSSPTLSRRPLRGGWAPTSWGRGQDSDSISSSSSDSLGSSSSSGSRRASTSGGARAKTVEVGRYKGRRPESHAPHVPNQPSEAAAHFYFELAKTVLIKAGGNSSTSIFTHPSSSGGHQGPHRNLHLCAFEIGLYALGLHNFVSPNWLSRTYSSHVSWITGQAMEIGSAALTILVECWDGHLTPPEVASLADRASRARDSNMVRAAAELALSCLPHAHALNPNEIQRALVQCKEQDNLMLEKACMAVEEAAKGGGVYPEVLFEVAHQWFWLYEQTAGGSSTAREGATSCSASGIRAAGEAGRGMPEGRGAPGTEPVTVAAAAVTAAATVVPVISVGSSLYPGPGLGHGHSPGLHPYTALQPHLPCSPQYLTHPAHPAHPMPHMPRPAVFPVPSSAYPQGVHPAFLGAQYPYSVTPPSLAATAVSFPVPSMAPITVHPYHTEPGLPLPTSVACELWGQGTVSSVHPASTFPAIQGASLPALTTQPSPLVSGGFPPPEEETHSQPVNPHSLHHLHAAYRVGMLALEMLGRRAHNDHPNNFSRSPPYTDDVKWLLGLAAKLGDRHGDAAAAESRSCPQPPACPGLPPTGAALPAGIHAVHPPPLDSPDSCGLRRLCECDPERPQRLLPDAHGHDAVQRHPTEPQAQQTDQGAVAAGLTRDGHLLPLSLSPLGSYTGTQACGYGGPSHRGSETWLDRSSSLGSLVAQTDSCSWAVAWGQDVSDPRSLGLGETALSGRGRWVASGIYLAFINI; encoded by the exons GGCCAATGGCAGTGCGGATGAGTTTCAGCGAGGGGATCAGCTCTTCCGCATGAGGGCTGTGAAGGACCCATTGCAGATAG GGTTCCACCTGAGTGCTACAGTGGTGCCACCTCAGATGGTCCCTCCTAAAGGGGCCTACAACGTGGCTGTGATGTTTGACCGCTGCCGGGTCACTTCCTGCAGCTGTACCTGTGGGGCTGGGGCCAAATGGTGCACCCACGTCGTGGCACTGTGTCTCTTCCGCATCCACAAT GCTTCTGCAGTCTGCCTGCGAGCCCCAGTCTCAGAGTCCCTGTCCCGGCTACAGAGGGACCAGCTGCAGAAGTTTGCTCAGTACCTCATCAGTGAGCTCCCTCAGCAG ATCCTCCCCACAGCTCAGCGTCTCCTGGACGAACTCCTGTCTTCCCAGTCAACAGCCATCAATACAGTGTGTGGAGCTCCGG ACCCCACAGCAGGGCCCTCAGCATCGGACCAGAGTACTTGGTATCTGGATGAATCGACACTCACTGACAACATCAAGAAGACACTGCACAAGTTCTGTGGCCCCTCGCCTGTGGTCTTCAG TGATGTGAACTCCATGTATCTATCTTCCACGGAGCCGCCAGCCGCTGCTGAATGGGCATGTCTGCTGCGCCCTCTGAGGGGCCGTGAGCCAGAGGGCGTCTGGAACCTGCTAAGCATCGTGCGGGAGATGTTCAAGCGGAGGGACAGCAATGCTGCCCCCTTGTTGGAAATCCTCACTGACCAGTGCCTCACCTATGAACAG ATAACAGGTTGGTGGTATAGCGTACGTACCTCAGCCTCACACAGCAGTGCCAGTGGGCACACGGGCCGTAGCAACGGGCAGTCAGAGGTGGCAGCCCATGCCTGTGCCAGCATGTGTGACGAGATGGTCACACTGTGGAGGCTGGCCGTGCTGGACCCTGCCCTCAGCCCCCAGCG GCGCCGGGAACTGTGTACGCAGCTGCGGCAGTGGCAACTGAAGGTGATTGAGAACGTCAAGCGGGGCCAACACAAGAAGACGCTGGAGCGGCTCTTCCCTGGCTTCCGGCCAGCGGTGGAGGCCTGCTACTTCAACTGGGAAGAGGCCTACCCACTTCCTGGTGTCACCTACAGCGGCACTGACAGGAAGctggcactgtgctgggcccGGGCCCTGCCCTCTCGGCCAGGTGCCTCCCGCTCTGGGGGCCTGGAGGAATCCCGGGACCGGCCCCGACCCCTTCCTGCTGAGCCAGCTGTGCGGCCCAAGGAGCCTGGGACCAAGCGAAAGGGCTTGGGTGACGGGGTCCCCTCATCACAGCGGGGTCCCCGCCGCCTCTCAGCTGAAGGGGGAGATAAAGCTCTACATAAGATGGGTCCAGGTGGGGGCAAAGCCAAGGCACTGGGTGGGGCTGGCAGTGGGAGCCAGGGCTCAGCAGGTGGCGGAAGCAAGCGACGGCTGAGCAGCGAAGACAGCTCCCTGGAGCCGGACCTGGCCGAGatgagcctggatgacagcagcCTGGCCCTGGGTGCAGAGGCCAGCACCTTCGGGGGATTCCCTGAGAGCCCTCCTCCACCCTGTCCTCTCCACGGTGGCTCCCGAGgcccttccactttccttcctgAGCCCCCAGATACTTATGAAGAAGATGGTGGTGTGTACTTCTCAGAAGGGCCTGAGCCTCCCACAGCCTCTGTTGGCCCCCCTGGCCTACTGCCTGGGGATGTCTGTACCCAGGACGACCTCCCTTCTACAGACGAGAGTGGCAATGGGCTTCCCAAAACCAAAGAGGCAGCCCCTGCAGTTGGAGAGGAGGATGATGACTACCAGGCGTACTATCTCAATGCCCAGGATGGGGCTGGGGGCGAGGAAGAGAAGGCCGAGGGCGGGGCTGGGGAGGAGCACGACCTGTTTGCTGGGCTGAAGCCACTGGAACAGGAGAGTCGCATGGAG GTACTGTTTGCCTGTGCTGAGGCCCTGCATGCGCATGGCTATAGCAATGAGGCCTCCCGTCTCACTGTGGAGCTTGCCCAGGATCTGCTAGCCAACCCACCCGACCTCAAGGTAGAGCCGCCCCCTGCCAAG GGCAAGAAGAACAAGGTATCCACGAGCCGTCAGACCTGGGTGGCTACCAACACCCTGAGCAAGGCAGCCTTCCTGTTGACAGTGCTAAGTGAGCGTCCAGAGCACCACAACCTGGCCTTCCGAGTTGGCATGTTTGCCTTGGAGCTACAGAGGCCTCCAGCTTCTACCAAGGCCTTGGAG GTGAAGCTGGCATACCAAGAGTCTGAGGTGGCTGCCCTGCTCAAGAAGATCCCTCTGGGTCCGAGCGAGATGAGTACCATGCGGTGCCGGGCAGAGGAGCTTCGGGAGGGGACACTCTGTGACTATCGGCCTGTGTTGCCTCTCATGTTGGCCAGTTTCATCTTTGACGTTCTCTGTGCTCCAG TGGTTTCTCCCACAGGTTCCCGGCCCCCAAGTCGCAACTGGAACAGCGAGACACCTGGGGatgaggagctgggatttgaagcaGCAGTTGCTGCCTTGG GCATGAAGACAACAGTGAGCGAGGCAGAACATCCCCTCTTATGTGAAGGCACACGTCGGGAGAAGGGTGACCTGGCATTAGCACTAATGATCACTTACAAGGACGACCAGGCCAAGCTTAAGAAG ATCTTAGACAAACTCTTGGACCGAGAGAGCCAGACACATAAGCCACAGACGCTGAGTTCTTTCTACTCATCTAGCCGCCCAACCACAGCCAGCCAGAGGTCTCCTTCAAAGCACGGGGGCCCATCTGCCCCAGGGGCCCTGCAACCACTGACCTCAGGCTCTGCAGGGCCTGCTCAACCAGGGAGTGTGGCAGGGGCTGGGCCAGGCCCCACTGAGGGCTTCACAGAGAAGAATGTGCCTG AGAGTTCCCCACATTCCCCCTGTGAGGGTCTTCCATCTGAGGCAGCTTTGACCCCAAGGCCAGAAGGGAAGGTTCCTAGCCGCTTGGCACTTGGCAGTCGTGGAGGCTATAATGGACGGGGATGGGGGTCCCCAGGACGGCCTAAGAAGAAGCACACAG GCATGGCCAGCATTGACAGCAGTGCCCCTGAAACAACATCGGATAGTTCCCCCACCTTAAGCCGGAGACCACTTCGAGGGGGCTGGgcccccacctcctggggtcGAGGTCAGGACAGTGACAGCATTAGCAGCTCTTCTTCGGACTCCCTGGGCTCCTCATCCTCCAGTGGAAGTCGCCGGGCCAGTACCAGTGGAGGAGCCCGGGCGAAGACTGTTGAAGTTGGCAG GTACAAGGGCCGCCGCCCCGAGAGTCATGCCCCTCATGTACCCAATCAGCCATCAGAGGCAGCTGCACACTTCTACTTCGAGCTGGCGAAGACAGTGCTGATCAAGGCAGGGGGCAACAGCAGCACTTCCATTTTCACACATCCATCTTCCTCAGGGGGCCACCAGGGTCCTCACCGCAACCTGCACCTTTGCGCCTTCGAGATTGGGCTTTATGCCCTTGGCCTGCACAACTTTGTTTCTCCCAACTGGCTCTCACGTACTTATTCTTCCCACGTTTCCTGGATTACAG GCCAGGCCATGGAGATAGGCAGCGCAGCCCTGACTATACTAGTAGAATGCTGGGATGGGCACCTGACACCCCCTGAGGTTGCATCCCTGGCTGACAGGGCATCACGGGCAAGAGACTCCAATATGGTGAGGGCAGCAGCAGAGCTGGCCCTGAGCTGCCTGCCTCATGCCCATGCATTGAACCCTAATGAGATCCAGCGGGCCCTGGTGCAGTGCAAGGAACAG GACAACCTGATGTTGGAGAAGGCCTGCATGGCAGTGGAAGAGGCAGCTAAGGGTGGGGGCGTGTACCCTGAAGTGTTGTTTGAGGTTGCTCACCAGTGGTTCTGGCTATATGAGCAAACTGCAGGTGGCTCATCCACAGCCCGTGAAGGGGCTACAAGCTGTAGTGCCAGTGGGATCAGGGCAGCTGGGGAGGCTGGGCGGGGTATGCCTGAGGGTAGAGGGGCCCCAGGGACTGAGCCGGTTACAGTGGCAGCGGCAGCAGTGACAGCAGCAGCCACAGTGGTGCCTGTCATCTCGGTGGGGTCTAGTTTGTACCCGGGTCCAGGACTGGGGCATGGCCACTCCCCTGGCCTGCACCCCTACACTGCTCTACAGCCCCACCTGCCCTGTAGCCCTCAGTATCTCACTCACCCAGCTCACCCCGCCCACCCCATGCCTCACATGCCCCGGCCTGCCGTCTTCCCTGTGCCCAGCTCTGCATACCCACAG GGTGTGCATCCTGCATTCCTGGGGGCTCAGTACCCTTATTCAGTGACTCCTCCCTCACTTGCTGCCACTGCTGTGTCTTTCCCCGTCCCTTCCATGGCACCCATCACAGTACATCCCTACCACACAGAGCCAGGGCTTCCACTGCCCACCAGTGTGGCCTGTGAGTTGTGGGGCCAGGGAACAG TGAGCAGTGTCCATCCAGCATCCACGTTTCCAGCCATCCAGGGTGCCTCACTGCCTGCCCTGACCACACAGCCCAGCCCTCTGGTGAGCGGAGGTTTTCCACCGCCCGAGGAGGAGACACACAGTCAGCCAGTCAATCCCCACAGCCTGCACCACCTGCATGCTGCCTACCGTGTCG GAATGCTGGCACTGGAGATGCTGGGTCGCCGGGCACACAACGATCACCCCAACAACTTCTCCCGCTCCCCCCCCTACACTGATGATGTCAAATGGTTGCTGGGGCTGGCAGCAAAGCTGG GAGATCGTCATGGAGACGCTGCAGCGGCTGAGTCCCGCTCATGCCCACAACCACCTGCGTGCCCCGGCCTTCCACCAACTGGTGCAGCGCTGCCAGCAGGCATACATGCAG TACATCCACCACCGCTTGATTCACCTGACTCCTGCGGACTACGACGACTTTGTGAATGCGATCCGGAGCGCCCGCAGCGCCTTCTGCCTGACGCCCATGGGCATGATGCAGTTCAACGACATCCTACAGAACCTCAAGCGCAGCAAACAGACCAAGGAGCTGTGGCAGCGGGTCTCACTcgagatggccaccttctccccCTGAGTCTTTCACCCTTAGGGTCCTATACAGGGACTCAGGCCTGTGGCTATGGGGGCCCCTCACACAGGGGGAGTGAAACTTGGCTGGACAGATCATCCTCACTCGGTTCCCTGGTAGCCCAGACTGACAGCTGCTCTTGGGCTGTAGCTTGGGGCCAAGATGTCTCAGACCCTAGAAGCCTAGGGCTGGGGGAGACAGCCCTATCTGGGAGGGGGCGTTGGGTGGCCTCTGGTATTTATTtggcatttataaatatataa
- the ZSWIM8 gene encoding zinc finger SWIM domain-containing protein 8 isoform X6 yields MELMFAEWEDGERFSFEDSDRFEEDSLCSFISEAESLCQNWRGWRKQSAGPNSPTGGGGGGGSGGTRMRDGLVIPLVELSAKQVAFHIPFEVVEKVYPPVPEQLQLRIAFWSFPENEEDIRLYSCLANGSADEFQRGDQLFRMRAVKDPLQIGFHLSATVVPPQMVPPKGAYNVAVMFDRCRVTSCSCTCGAGAKWCTHVVALCLFRIHNASAVCLRAPVSESLSRLQRDQLQKFAQYLISELPQQILPTAQRLLDELLSSQSTAINTVCGAPDPTAGPSASDQSTWYLDESTLTDNIKKTLHKFCGPSPVVFSDVNSMYLSSTEPPAAAEWACLLRPLRGREPEGVWNLLSIVREMFKRRDSNAAPLLEILTDQCLTYEQITGWWYSVRTSASHSSASGHTGRSNGQSEVAAHACASMCDEMVTLWRLAVLDPALSPQRRRELCTQLRQWQLKVIENVKRGQHKKTLERLFPGFRPAVEACYFNWEEAYPLPGVTYSGTDRKLALCWARALPSRPGASRSGGLEESRDRPRPLPAEPAVRPKEPGTKRKGLGDGVPSSQRGPRRLSAEGGDKALHKMGPGGGKAKALGGAGSGSQGSAGGGSKRRLSSEDSSLEPDLAEMSLDDSSLALGAEASTFGGFPESPPPPCPLHGGSRGPSTFLPEPPDTYEEDGDESGNGLPKTKEAAPAVGEEDDDYQAYYLNAQDGAGGEEEKAEGGAGEEHDLFAGLKPLEQESRMEVLFACAEALHAHGYSNEASRLTVELAQDLLANPPDLKGKKNKVSTSRQTWVATNTLSKAAFLLTVLSERPEHHNLAFRVGMFALELQRPPASTKALEVKLAYQESEVAALLKKIPLGPSEMSTMRCRAEELREGTLCDYRPVLPLMLASFIFDVLCAPGSRPPSRNWNSETPGDEELGFEAAVAALGMKTTVSEAEHPLLCEGTRREKGDLALALMITYKDDQAKLKKILDKLLDRESQTHKPQTLSSFYSSSRPTTASQRSPSKHGGPSAPGALQPLTSGSAGPAQPGSVAGAGPGPTEGFTEKNVPESSPHSPCEGLPSEAALTPRPEGKVPSRLALGSRGGYNGRGWGSPGRPKKKHTGMASIDSSAPETTSDSSPTLSRRPLRGGWAPTSWGRGQDSDSISSSSSDSLGSSSSSGSRRASTSGGARAKTVEVGRYKGRRPESHAPHVPNQPSEAAAHFYFELAKTVLIKAGGNSSTSIFTHPSSSGGHQGPHRNLHLCAFEIGLYALGLHNFVSPNWLSRTYSSHVSWITGQAMEIGSAALTILVECWDGHLTPPEVASLADRASRARDSNMVRAAAELALSCLPHAHALNPNEIQRALVQCKEQDNLMLEKACMAVEEAAKGGGVYPEVLFEVAHQWFWLYEQTAGGSSTAREGATSCSASGIRAAGEAGRGMPEGRGAPGTEPVTVAAAAVTAAATVVPVISVGSSLYPGPGLGHGHSPGLHPYTALQPHLPCSPQYLTHPAHPAHPMPHMPRPAVFPVPSSAYPQGVHPAFLGAQYPYSVTPPSLAATAVSFPVPSMAPITVHPYHTEPGLPLPTSVACELWGQGTVSSVHPASTFPAIQGASLPALTTQPSPLVSGGFPPPEEETHSQPVNPHSLHHLHAAYRVGMLALEMLGRRAHNDHPNNFSRSPPYTDDVKWLLGLAAKLGDRHGDAAAAESRSCPQPPACPGLPPTGAALPAGIHAVHPPPLDSPDSCGLRRLCECDPERPQRLLPDAHGHDAVQRHPTEPQAQQTDQGAVAAGLTRDGHLLPLSLSPLGSYTGTQACGYGGPSHRGSETWLDRSSSLGSLVAQTDSCSWAVAWGQDVSDPRSLGLGETALSGRGRWVASGIYLAFINI; encoded by the exons GGCCAATGGCAGTGCGGATGAGTTTCAGCGAGGGGATCAGCTCTTCCGCATGAGGGCTGTGAAGGACCCATTGCAGATAG GGTTCCACCTGAGTGCTACAGTGGTGCCACCTCAGATGGTCCCTCCTAAAGGGGCCTACAACGTGGCTGTGATGTTTGACCGCTGCCGGGTCACTTCCTGCAGCTGTACCTGTGGGGCTGGGGCCAAATGGTGCACCCACGTCGTGGCACTGTGTCTCTTCCGCATCCACAAT GCTTCTGCAGTCTGCCTGCGAGCCCCAGTCTCAGAGTCCCTGTCCCGGCTACAGAGGGACCAGCTGCAGAAGTTTGCTCAGTACCTCATCAGTGAGCTCCCTCAGCAG ATCCTCCCCACAGCTCAGCGTCTCCTGGACGAACTCCTGTCTTCCCAGTCAACAGCCATCAATACAGTGTGTGGAGCTCCGG ACCCCACAGCAGGGCCCTCAGCATCGGACCAGAGTACTTGGTATCTGGATGAATCGACACTCACTGACAACATCAAGAAGACACTGCACAAGTTCTGTGGCCCCTCGCCTGTGGTCTTCAG TGATGTGAACTCCATGTATCTATCTTCCACGGAGCCGCCAGCCGCTGCTGAATGGGCATGTCTGCTGCGCCCTCTGAGGGGCCGTGAGCCAGAGGGCGTCTGGAACCTGCTAAGCATCGTGCGGGAGATGTTCAAGCGGAGGGACAGCAATGCTGCCCCCTTGTTGGAAATCCTCACTGACCAGTGCCTCACCTATGAACAG ATAACAGGTTGGTGGTATAGCGTACGTACCTCAGCCTCACACAGCAGTGCCAGTGGGCACACGGGCCGTAGCAACGGGCAGTCAGAGGTGGCAGCCCATGCCTGTGCCAGCATGTGTGACGAGATGGTCACACTGTGGAGGCTGGCCGTGCTGGACCCTGCCCTCAGCCCCCAGCG GCGCCGGGAACTGTGTACGCAGCTGCGGCAGTGGCAACTGAAGGTGATTGAGAACGTCAAGCGGGGCCAACACAAGAAGACGCTGGAGCGGCTCTTCCCTGGCTTCCGGCCAGCGGTGGAGGCCTGCTACTTCAACTGGGAAGAGGCCTACCCACTTCCTGGTGTCACCTACAGCGGCACTGACAGGAAGctggcactgtgctgggcccGGGCCCTGCCCTCTCGGCCAGGTGCCTCCCGCTCTGGGGGCCTGGAGGAATCCCGGGACCGGCCCCGACCCCTTCCTGCTGAGCCAGCTGTGCGGCCCAAGGAGCCTGGGACCAAGCGAAAGGGCTTGGGTGACGGGGTCCCCTCATCACAGCGGGGTCCCCGCCGCCTCTCAGCTGAAGGGGGAGATAAAGCTCTACATAAGATGGGTCCAGGTGGGGGCAAAGCCAAGGCACTGGGTGGGGCTGGCAGTGGGAGCCAGGGCTCAGCAGGTGGCGGAAGCAAGCGACGGCTGAGCAGCGAAGACAGCTCCCTGGAGCCGGACCTGGCCGAGatgagcctggatgacagcagcCTGGCCCTGGGTGCAGAGGCCAGCACCTTCGGGGGATTCCCTGAGAGCCCTCCTCCACCCTGTCCTCTCCACGGTGGCTCCCGAGgcccttccactttccttcctgAGCCCCCAGATACTTATGAAGAAGATGGTG ACGAGAGTGGCAATGGGCTTCCCAAAACCAAAGAGGCAGCCCCTGCAGTTGGAGAGGAGGATGATGACTACCAGGCGTACTATCTCAATGCCCAGGATGGGGCTGGGGGCGAGGAAGAGAAGGCCGAGGGCGGGGCTGGGGAGGAGCACGACCTGTTTGCTGGGCTGAAGCCACTGGAACAGGAGAGTCGCATGGAG GTACTGTTTGCCTGTGCTGAGGCCCTGCATGCGCATGGCTATAGCAATGAGGCCTCCCGTCTCACTGTGGAGCTTGCCCAGGATCTGCTAGCCAACCCACCCGACCTCAAG GGCAAGAAGAACAAGGTATCCACGAGCCGTCAGACCTGGGTGGCTACCAACACCCTGAGCAAGGCAGCCTTCCTGTTGACAGTGCTAAGTGAGCGTCCAGAGCACCACAACCTGGCCTTCCGAGTTGGCATGTTTGCCTTGGAGCTACAGAGGCCTCCAGCTTCTACCAAGGCCTTGGAG GTGAAGCTGGCATACCAAGAGTCTGAGGTGGCTGCCCTGCTCAAGAAGATCCCTCTGGGTCCGAGCGAGATGAGTACCATGCGGTGCCGGGCAGAGGAGCTTCGGGAGGGGACACTCTGTGACTATCGGCCTGTGTTGCCTCTCATGTTGGCCAGTTTCATCTTTGACGTTCTCTGTGCTCCAG GTTCCCGGCCCCCAAGTCGCAACTGGAACAGCGAGACACCTGGGGatgaggagctgggatttgaagcaGCAGTTGCTGCCTTGG GCATGAAGACAACAGTGAGCGAGGCAGAACATCCCCTCTTATGTGAAGGCACACGTCGGGAGAAGGGTGACCTGGCATTAGCACTAATGATCACTTACAAGGACGACCAGGCCAAGCTTAAGAAG ATCTTAGACAAACTCTTGGACCGAGAGAGCCAGACACATAAGCCACAGACGCTGAGTTCTTTCTACTCATCTAGCCGCCCAACCACAGCCAGCCAGAGGTCTCCTTCAAAGCACGGGGGCCCATCTGCCCCAGGGGCCCTGCAACCACTGACCTCAGGCTCTGCAGGGCCTGCTCAACCAGGGAGTGTGGCAGGGGCTGGGCCAGGCCCCACTGAGGGCTTCACAGAGAAGAATGTGCCTG AGAGTTCCCCACATTCCCCCTGTGAGGGTCTTCCATCTGAGGCAGCTTTGACCCCAAGGCCAGAAGGGAAGGTTCCTAGCCGCTTGGCACTTGGCAGTCGTGGAGGCTATAATGGACGGGGATGGGGGTCCCCAGGACGGCCTAAGAAGAAGCACACAG GCATGGCCAGCATTGACAGCAGTGCCCCTGAAACAACATCGGATAGTTCCCCCACCTTAAGCCGGAGACCACTTCGAGGGGGCTGGgcccccacctcctggggtcGAGGTCAGGACAGTGACAGCATTAGCAGCTCTTCTTCGGACTCCCTGGGCTCCTCATCCTCCAGTGGAAGTCGCCGGGCCAGTACCAGTGGAGGAGCCCGGGCGAAGACTGTTGAAGTTGGCAG GTACAAGGGCCGCCGCCCCGAGAGTCATGCCCCTCATGTACCCAATCAGCCATCAGAGGCAGCTGCACACTTCTACTTCGAGCTGGCGAAGACAGTGCTGATCAAGGCAGGGGGCAACAGCAGCACTTCCATTTTCACACATCCATCTTCCTCAGGGGGCCACCAGGGTCCTCACCGCAACCTGCACCTTTGCGCCTTCGAGATTGGGCTTTATGCCCTTGGCCTGCACAACTTTGTTTCTCCCAACTGGCTCTCACGTACTTATTCTTCCCACGTTTCCTGGATTACAG GCCAGGCCATGGAGATAGGCAGCGCAGCCCTGACTATACTAGTAGAATGCTGGGATGGGCACCTGACACCCCCTGAGGTTGCATCCCTGGCTGACAGGGCATCACGGGCAAGAGACTCCAATATGGTGAGGGCAGCAGCAGAGCTGGCCCTGAGCTGCCTGCCTCATGCCCATGCATTGAACCCTAATGAGATCCAGCGGGCCCTGGTGCAGTGCAAGGAACAG GACAACCTGATGTTGGAGAAGGCCTGCATGGCAGTGGAAGAGGCAGCTAAGGGTGGGGGCGTGTACCCTGAAGTGTTGTTTGAGGTTGCTCACCAGTGGTTCTGGCTATATGAGCAAACTGCAGGTGGCTCATCCACAGCCCGTGAAGGGGCTACAAGCTGTAGTGCCAGTGGGATCAGGGCAGCTGGGGAGGCTGGGCGGGGTATGCCTGAGGGTAGAGGGGCCCCAGGGACTGAGCCGGTTACAGTGGCAGCGGCAGCAGTGACAGCAGCAGCCACAGTGGTGCCTGTCATCTCGGTGGGGTCTAGTTTGTACCCGGGTCCAGGACTGGGGCATGGCCACTCCCCTGGCCTGCACCCCTACACTGCTCTACAGCCCCACCTGCCCTGTAGCCCTCAGTATCTCACTCACCCAGCTCACCCCGCCCACCCCATGCCTCACATGCCCCGGCCTGCCGTCTTCCCTGTGCCCAGCTCTGCATACCCACAG GGTGTGCATCCTGCATTCCTGGGGGCTCAGTACCCTTATTCAGTGACTCCTCCCTCACTTGCTGCCACTGCTGTGTCTTTCCCCGTCCCTTCCATGGCACCCATCACAGTACATCCCTACCACACAGAGCCAGGGCTTCCACTGCCCACCAGTGTGGCCTGTGAGTTGTGGGGCCAGGGAACAG TGAGCAGTGTCCATCCAGCATCCACGTTTCCAGCCATCCAGGGTGCCTCACTGCCTGCCCTGACCACACAGCCCAGCCCTCTGGTGAGCGGAGGTTTTCCACCGCCCGAGGAGGAGACACACAGTCAGCCAGTCAATCCCCACAGCCTGCACCACCTGCATGCTGCCTACCGTGTCG GAATGCTGGCACTGGAGATGCTGGGTCGCCGGGCACACAACGATCACCCCAACAACTTCTCCCGCTCCCCCCCCTACACTGATGATGTCAAATGGTTGCTGGGGCTGGCAGCAAAGCTGG GAGATCGTCATGGAGACGCTGCAGCGGCTGAGTCCCGCTCATGCCCACAACCACCTGCGTGCCCCGGCCTTCCACCAACTGGTGCAGCGCTGCCAGCAGGCATACATGCAG TACATCCACCACCGCTTGATTCACCTGACTCCTGCGGACTACGACGACTTTGTGAATGCGATCCGGAGCGCCCGCAGCGCCTTCTGCCTGACGCCCATGGGCATGATGCAGTTCAACGACATCCTACAGAACCTCAAGCGCAGCAAACAGACCAAGGAGCTGTGGCAGCGGGTCTCACTcgagatggccaccttctccccCTGAGTCTTTCACCCTTAGGGTCCTATACAGGGACTCAGGCCTGTGGCTATGGGGGCCCCTCACACAGGGGGAGTGAAACTTGGCTGGACAGATCATCCTCACTCGGTTCCCTGGTAGCCCAGACTGACAGCTGCTCTTGGGCTGTAGCTTGGGGCCAAGATGTCTCAGACCCTAGAAGCCTAGGGCTGGGGGAGACAGCCCTATCTGGGAGGGGGCGTTGGGTGGCCTCTGGTATTTATTtggcatttataaatatataa